The Macrobrachium nipponense isolate FS-2020 chromosome 7, ASM1510439v2, whole genome shotgun sequence DNA window tctctctctctctctctctctctctctctcctgatacaaATTTCTCGTTCTTTCATGATTTTCCCCCTTTACATTATGTGGCAGTATTGCTCATacagtaatgctctctctctctctctctctctctctctctctctctatccacacacacacgcatactcgtatatatatatattatatatataatatatatatatatatatatatatatatatatagatatatatatatatatatatatatatatatatatatatatatatatacatatatatgtgtgtgtgtgtgtgtgtgtaatattaccTTCACAGTAGTACTTGATATGGAATACTTGGTATGGAAcagggcaatctctctctctctctctctctctctctctctctctctctctctctttcgatcgatcgatcgatcgatcgatatGAATTTCTCGTTTTTTTACGAATTCATTCCTTTACTTGTTCTGTAGAATCTCTGTCGTAAATGATAAAGCTTTAGAATTCTATCGAATTTACGAATCTGGTTTTTActtgttctatatttttttttaatatttgcgtTTTTTATTCGGAGTCTATTCATTTTAAATGATACaacagcatattatatatatatatattatatatatatatatatatatatatatatatatatatatatatatataatatcactatgGAATCCTAAACGTAAAAACAAGCGTACTCACGAACACCCAATCAGTTCACCAACCAAAGAGCTTCTCCCTCTTACTCCAACCAGCTTGCAGTGATGATATTCTTCATCCCGGCCATCGTGATGGTGGCAGCCTACGCCATCATCCTACTGAGGCTGTGGTGTGTCAAAAGGCCCACGGTGCACGCCCCTTCCTACTCTACGGCACCCCTAAATCCACACATGAGAGCCAAACGTAAGGTAGGTGTACCCCCAAAGGCGATTTGAGTGACTGACGGGGTTATAGAAAACGGCTGTCAAGGTTGATTCAACGCGCTAATAGAAAACGGAGGTCGTGTTCATTGATTGTCATATAATGAATTATAACTTGAATTAACCATAGTTGGTGTATCATGATAAAGTTGGGCGCATATAGTATGTAATAATTAATGTGGTTTGTCATTAGATTAAcagcgtgcatatatatatatatatatatatatatatatatatatatctatatatatatatatgtatatatatatatatctatatatatatatatatatatatatatatatatatatatatatatatatatatatatatatatatatatattatctatatatatcatgaggAGAAAGACATATTGACTTGCTAAAAAGGGTAAATTTATTCCCGAcatttcgtaatgtcttcattacattttcgagggctgtatgAAATAGACAACATAAATTAAAAGGctatgaatttaaaatttaaaaatgaaatgtacGCAAATCAGGACTATGCACATAAGCAAACATTCACAGATGTTATGTTAAGAATGTCGGATGTTCTCTCGATTAACCAAAAAAAGTCTCATTGGCaagattaaattttaaattttgatttattttcagatCGTGATTTTGACGGCCCTGGTCCTTTTGGCTTTCCTGATTTGTTGGTGTCCTCTGCATATTCTGCATTTCTACGATATTGTCAACCACCATCCGGTAAGTTGGTTTGACCGAGATCAGATTCCCTTCAgagcctttcttcttcttcttcttcttcttcttcttcttcttcttttccgcctttctacttttttttttcttactctcctcttccttttcctcctgctctcctgcttctgcttcttctttttctaaaGTCTCTTATCCTCCTTCAGCGCTTGTGCaaaccttctttcttcttcttcttcttcttcttcttcttcttcttcttcttcctgtaacCTTGTTTAATTGTGGAAGATTAAAGATGATTTCTCTTTAGATTTAATTTCCAACTCATACAGATAAGGCCTCTTCATACAATCATCTTTTAAAATAGCAGAcgattatatattgaaaatgataggcgcgagagagagagagagagagagagagagagagtcttatgaaTGGTTTTTTCCCTAATAAGTAAGAATTACCTTATCAAGGCTAGTTCAGATTTGATGGTATACTACACGTGATGATAATATAATGAACACaactcacgtctctctctctctctctctctctctctctctctccccgctatATTCACTGTCCATATAGAATGTGATGCAAATCACATAATAAATAGGCGCCCACAAGCACAAAgacaaattaattatatatatatatattatatatatatatatatatatatatatatatcatataaagtaAGTTTATCTAGAAAAACTTACCACATTCAACTCCCGAGAACTTTCAGCTATCATCCTCGAAAGTTTTTTTGACATTTCGACAAAATTTCTTTGTTAATTCGCTCGATCACCGAATCGAGTATTTGAAAATtcaatacgttatatatatatatatatatatatatatatatatatatatatatatatatatatatatatatatatatatattgagccgTTTCAATAAACTTGTAATTGCCTGATGGTGCGCGTTTCATAGTTTTGCATTGATTTGAGGagatggtttatatatatgtcGATTAAATGAAGGAAATTTCGATTAGCAGTTATTTAAGggtaatatacatatcataacatacatacctatatataatataaataatatatatactatatatatatactgtatatatggtaatatatggTTTATAGACTGTGAAATGTTTGTATATGGAGTTTGCGTAAAGGTTTAAGAGAAATTAAGAGAACttaagttttacacacacacacacacgcacctcacacacaccccacacaccacaccacacacacacacacatatatataatctatatatatatatatatatatatatatatgtttttaatgataaacagagagagagagagagcttaactaCAGTATTACCATCTCCCAATACCTACTTGTAGCGGAATTTCTCTTTGATCTGTCTATGTAAAGTTAGTTTTCCTTCTAGGATATGAAATTTTAGTTTCAAAGCTGAATGGCTCTGGTATGATGTTATTTTTCTGTTACTCTGTGCTATTTTAAAGTTTATTGTTTGTGTACAAAAGAAATATATCCATATTGCATTTCGATATGTCTTGGGAACATATCGTTTGTATGCGACTAAACTGTTCCACCCgctcatttttctcttcttgtcACATTGTCAGTTGCCAGCCTGGTTCGCTAATGTCGAATTCTGGGCGTATTTCTTGGGCTACTGCAATTCAGCACTGAATCCTCTCTTGTACGGAGGCTTCAGTGACAACTTCAGGCTCGGTTTCAGGAATCTATTTCAAAAGAAGAGGTCCACTTCAGGcaagtcaaactttttttttttatgtcaagtcTTTTTTAATGTGAAGTTgaggcgatttttttttatcaagtcagTGGCTTAAGGTCACACTCATATCACCATTTCAACaactaaatatacatttattttcacaGCCACAAGTTTAGTCCAGAATGAAGAGTGTCAAGGTAAAAACTACTAGATTTTTCGATCGGTATTTATAAGCTCtattttatcattatctttatttcttgGTTTACTGCTATTACATAAATAAGGATTGCTTTTGCCGTATTATTGAGGAATTGTGTATTTATTCTCAATTTTAATGAAACGcatcacgtttttttttcattctgactaACTTATGTGttaacacaaacaaatatatatgtatatatatatatatatatatatatatataatatatatatatatatatatatatatatacacacgtgtgtgtgtctgtgtatgtatgtgtgcaaatGTGTAAATATTTTTCCACTCCCTTAATTATCTAATCTTTCAACCCCTTCCCCACAGATCAATTCCAGCTCCCCAGCACCGCAGTGGCCACCTCCTTGTCTCTCAACAGAGGAAGTTCCATCAAGTTCACGTTCCACCGGAAGTCCCTCCTGCTGCCGACGTTCTCCAACCCTCTGTCGCTCTCCTCTAAGGGGTCCATTAACAACGGCCTCTCCCGCTACGGCAAGGCGTCGCAATCGCGAAGGTCGTCTGAAACGACCTCCAACCAGCAACTCTCCAGGCAGTGCTCTCTTTCCAGCACTGGAACGGTGTTGCCGGCGGAGAGAGCGCCGAGCGGCAGCCAAGAAGGACTCCTCACCAACTCGCCATCTTTCCAGTTTAGCTCTCCTGACGATTCCCCGAAGAGGTCTGACCCGCTCGGTTTCCCTTCTGCGAGAGAAAGCCAGGCAAAGGACGAGAGGAAGGCCCTCCTTTGTGACAGCCCAGAGAAGAAAGACTGTGGTAGCAGCAACGGGCTCTTCAGAAACTCTCGCAACAGTTCCTTCAGCCAGAGATATAGGAGGGACACGTTTTCCAGCATCAGCGAGGAGGCCAGTCCTTCCAGCGATTAAAAGAATGCCTGGAAAGTTCCTTCCAGTGATTGATAAGATGCCTGGAAAGTTCCTTCCAGTGATTAAGAAGATGTCTGGAAAGTTCCCTCTAGTGATTAAGAAGATGTCTGGAAAGTTCCTTTCATTGTTGAAGAAGATACCTGGCAAGTTCCTTCCAGTGATGAAGAAGATACATCGAAAGTTCCTTCCAGTGATGAAGATGCCTGGAATATTCCTTCTAGTTAGGAGGAAGTGCCTGGAGAGTTCCTTCCAGTGATTAAGATGACGCCTGGAAAGTTCCCTCCAGTGATTAAAAAGATTCCTGGAAAGTTTCTTTCAGTGAGGAAGAATATACCTGGAAAGTTCCTTCCAGTGATTAAGAGGATGCCTGGAAAGTTTTTTTCAGTGATTAAGAGGATGCCTGGAAAGTTCCTTCCAGTGATGAAGAAGGTTCCAGGAAAGGTTTTTCTAGTGACTAAGAAAGTTCCAGGAAAGTTTTTTTCCAGTGACGAAGAAGTCTGGAAAGTTCCTTCCAGTGATTAAAAAGATGCCTGAAAAGTTTCTTTCAGTTAGGAAGAATATACCTGGAAAGTTCCTTCCAGTGATGTTGAAGATGCCTGGAAAGTTTTTTTCCAGTGATTAAGAAGATACTTGTAAAGTTCCTTCCAGTGATGAAGAAGATTCCTAGAGAGTTCTTTCCATTGATAAAGAAGATGCTTGGAAAGTTCGTTCCAGTGATGAAGATGCCTGGAATGTTCCTTCCAGTGATTAAAAAGATGCCTGGAAATTTCCTTCCAGTGATTAAGATGCCTGGAATATTCCTTCTAGTGATTAAGAAGATGCCTGGAAAGTTCCTTCCAGTGATCAAGAAGATGCCTGGGAAGTTCATTCAAGTGATAGAAGGTTCCTTACCAGTTAATAAAAGAAGATGCCTGGGAAGTTCATTCAAGTGATGGAAGGTTCCTTACCAGTTAATAAAAGAAGATGCCTGGAAAATTTGTCCAGTGATTAAGAAGATGTCTGGAAATACCTTCTAATGATTAAGAAGATGACTTGAAAGTTCTTTCCAGTGATTACGAAGGCACCTGGAAGGCTTATTTTGAAAACTGACTGTAAACTTAAGGAAACATGATATTGATCTCAAGTCTTAGTGCTATGTGCTATATGCCAGTGTTGCATTTGCATGAATAACCTAGACGTAGCTTTAATGTGTAACGATATTTACCAAAATATTAATGCTAAGGGACGCTGATAAGTGCAGTAATTTTCACGAAAGAATTTCTCGTATAGAACGTTCAAGCATTTCGGTTACCGAACAATAAGTGAATGCTTGAGTGAAGTATTGAATGACAAATGAACTTTTCTATTATTACTTACTTTAAACCTAGCAATGAATCCATTATTCTCTCGCCCAAAAAATATCTAGCCAATCTCTTCGCTTCTTAAAAATTGTTCTGCTAAGCTGTAAATGTTGAATGTGATATTTATCTGCAAGTTACACAAAAATTTCCATGTATCTATTAATATTTTGCCAGTATCTATGTCTATGTAATTGTCTGAATCTATTGGAAGTCAAAATCAAGCTATTTTTAATAGAAAATGTTTACTCTCTATCCGTTGCTCTTCTATTGAGTCCTTatactatttgtaatttttcctACAGTATCTCAGAATAATAAccaagaatgaaaaatattcttagaTTACCATGAATACATCTTACTTATAGATTGTCATTGGTATCAGGATAGTTATCTCTTGAGTTCATTTTTATCAGGATAATATTTCCTTGCCTCGTAATCTCTTTATGTGATGATAATTGTCCCCTCATTTAATCATCTGTTTATATCGGGATAACTATCACTTGAGGTCATTCTTTCATTACATCAGGATATTTAGCCATTGCTACGTTATTTCTCCATATCAGGATAATTACACTTTTAAGTCAATATTTCTTCGTATCATAGTCTTCTTTCATAATCTTCTTAAATCAAGATTATAACCCACTGATAATTACCTGATGAATTCAACAGGTTGAAAATCAAGATCATTATATCTAGATCTCAATAGTTCTTCAGATCAGGACAATTATAACTTGATTACAATGTCTCAAAATCAGAATAATTATCCCTTGATTTCAacatctcttctaatcaggatAATTATCCCTTGATTTCTCTCTTCAAAACAGGATAATTATACCTTGATTTCAATGTCTTAAAATCAGGGTAATTATTTCTTGATTTCAATGTCATCAAATCAGGGTAATTATTCTTTGATTTCAATGTCTTCAAATCATTATAATTATCCCTTGATTTTAATATCTTCAAATCAGGATAATAATTCCTTGATTTCAATGTCTTTAAATTAGGATATTATAATTTGATTTCAATATGCCTTCTATTCAAGACAATAGTTCAATATTACTTCAAATCATGACGATAGTTCTATATGTCTTTAAAGCTGGATAATAGTTCAGTATTTCTTTAAAGCAGGATGATAGTTCAGCATTTCTTCAGATCAGGataataattcaatattttttcaaatcagaATAATAGTTCAACAATGCGCCAAATCAGGAATATTTCAATATTCTTCAATcaggaaaataattaattatttcttcAGATCGGGATAATTAGCACTTGAGTTCAAAGGAGTCTTTAGAAGACTGAAATAACTCAGAATTAATTCTGCATCGTCTTCTGTCTTTCCCTGGAGAATCTTAATACACAGGTGACAGAAATTCTCTCATTTGTGTCAATTACTGAAGTGTGTGTGAGACCATAGGTTTCCCTGGGCGGAAAACAGAAGAATCATTTAGGCTGAATTGTCGTTATGATGATTGGTAACTAATtaggagaaagagcgagagagagagagagagagagagagagaattgtgttatgtatttcattttctgtaaacAGAACACAGAAATGCATTcaaaagtctgagagagagagagagagagagagagagagagagagagagagagagagagagagagagagagagacagaaatttagttgttgattttttataaaagagaaaaattatatttcgGAATCGTTGCTCTAAAAGCAAGTCACTGACAGGCACTTTGATTACTAAATATTTAAACAATTAAAAGTGTAAACAACTAACTAAGCACAAGTATTTTCATGTTCCTCCTAGTGCCTCGCGCAGGCCATGGGACCAATCTGACAGAGATTCAACGAAGGGAAAATGATAAGAATTGGATCCATATCACCTTTGGACAAGTCTGAAGAACCATGCACTTGATTTTGGGAGGTGGACCATCCTCAGGGCAGCACTAAGGTTAAACTTTAAGGTTACACTTTCGGAACTGGCTAAGATCCAACATTCTAACCTATGAGGTCAGAATAATGATAACGGGACCTCGGCTGACTAAAATATTTGTAGAAGAAAAATTAGAGGTTTAAACGTGTAAACACCAGCTATGGATGTAAACTTTATTCCCTAATATGTCTTAGATTGTTTGTTCCTAGTTGCTATGGTTCGTAACCATCGGCCCACCCACCGTTTGGGGAAGAATTTAGTTTGCTCTCTTTGCATAAACTGTTTTTGTAAGGTACCAGATGTTCCTGTGGgagatttattaatatattttttaccctAAGGTAAGGCTTAGCAACGTCCTTTAGTCTATATTTTGATACTTATTTATCTCTGTGTGTCTTGGTACACTGATAAAAATTTAGCTCTATGATGATGGCTGTTGCTTGTTTCATtcaggcgtgtgtgtgtgttcagatcATTATTCTTCAATgaaagtagataaaataaaataaaatatgattaacAGAAAAATCGAGTTCCTAATGAGtaatatgaaaattatgaaagtaGATAATACTTCTTCAAAAAAATCTgcaaacagaaaaataacaataattataattattaatattcttattgAATTTAGTTTACATCTGAACTGCATCCATCTTAATTTTCGTCGAGCTAGTCTATAATTGAACCGGCTATCCAAAtgagccaagaaaaaaaaacatacacacacacacatgagtaaCGAAAACAAAACAATAGATATTGCAAAGCACAGACATTCAAGATATATCAAATAAGGGTTTGAGACAATACAAACCAGCTTTATGACGCGTATCTTCCATTTGGATCGCTTGGTAATTCAGAGAGGGCTAACATGCTCTGATGATGGAATCTCTGTTTATTTTTAGGGCAAGTCATTATGGTGGCCCTCACTTCTCCAATGGGGCCAAGGTTCCTAACAACGACAAGTGGGGTTTTGGGGAGAGGGGTTGTGATAAGGGAGGAGATACCGAAAGCGTCACGCCATTAGTGTTTTTGTTCGTTCGCCATTGAAGCTCAGAATTGAAACTGCTCTGTGACGTTCTTTTGATTTCACTCTTATTTAACACTAATTTACAGTTTTCTTAGTTCCTGGTAGCTCTATCAATCATTTTTCCAAACAACTGTGCATTAAACAGGCTGTAGACGACTTGATAAAAGAAACTATATTGCTTTGAATTCTCGTTGGATAATACCCTGATGTTGACTGATTTTAAGAAGTTTAGGGACTTTTGGCCATTCAGTGAGTAGGAAGAGGGAGTTGGATTGGGTGCGCAGCCAGATAGAGAAatccagaaaacaaagga harbors:
- the LOC135217399 gene encoding orexin receptor type 2-like; the protein is MVAEANYSGLFSAVTTTSPEELNGSFPSEVPLIPAWPCNHTGALVMREKFPFPALVEAARTLDYYEIMQVVLIVFVFIFSVCGNLIVMIVVYQNSFLRSTVNYYLVNLAVSDLLITVLCWPTITSQITKPVYILGRPLCKINVLTQTTCVTASVMTLSAVACDRVYAVMLPLRARSSAARPLTLIVVIWIIAVTLAIPAFLVRDVQVFQWDDFVEESCSDIMFRCNMNASVVFRYYRILLAVMIFFIPAIVMVAAYAIILLRLWCVKRPTVHAPSYSTAPLNPHMRAKRKIVILTALVLLAFLICWCPLHILHFYDIVNHHPLPAWFANVEFWAYFLGYCNSALNPLLYGGFSDNFRLGFRNLFQKKRSTSDQFQLPSTAVATSLSLNRGSSIKFTFHRKSLLLPTFSNPLSLSSKGSINNGLSRYGKASQSRRSSETTSNQQLSRQCSLSSTGTVLPAERAPSGSQEGLLTNSPSFQFSSPDDSPKRSDPLGFPSARESQAKDERKALLCDSPEKKDCGSSNGLFRNSRNSSFSQRYRRDTFSSISEEASPSSD